One part of the Archaeoglobaceae archaeon genome encodes these proteins:
- the trkA gene encoding Trk system potassium transporter TrkA gives MQIVIAGAGSVGYELARSLSGKNEVYVIEKDKEKIDRLSELDVIAIKGNAANLNVLKEAKADKADIFLAVTGNDEVNILAALSAKKMGAKRTLVRVENLEYTDKPVTRYHPLGFDIVVCPPLVLAQEIAELVGIPFAEEVVTLSGGEMDVIEFQISDGSPVIGKNSGNLNLPSDVVLASIHRNGDVILPGEDDFRVGDRVIIVGKREEFEKLGEIFGQQVVRRVTIFGTSEISSYLAETLYRSRVNVKVIGASKKACEELTEKLRGIRIVCGDILDLEFLDREEVGKSNAVVALTDSDERNLMVSLLSKSLGAERAIVKVEHEEYIKIFEKVGIEHVLNPKKMTIMEVQKLLLLDKVEVRTIADISGAVVMEIEVNNPKLKDKSIAEVQLPKNTAIWVVIRNNKCLAPHPDLRLELGDRVVLRTTWDKVKKVGEMFG, from the coding sequence ATGCAAATAGTAATTGCAGGGGCAGGCTCAGTTGGATATGAGTTGGCCCGCTCACTTTCAGGTAAAAATGAAGTTTATGTAATCGAAAAGGATAAGGAAAAAATAGATAGATTAAGTGAGCTTGATGTTATTGCGATAAAAGGCAATGCTGCAAACTTAAATGTCTTAAAAGAGGCAAAAGCAGATAAGGCGGACATATTTTTGGCAGTTACAGGTAACGACGAGGTAAATATACTGGCTGCTTTGTCTGCTAAAAAAATGGGTGCTAAGAGAACTCTCGTTAGAGTTGAGAATTTAGAGTATACTGACAAACCTGTAACGAGATATCATCCACTCGGCTTTGATATTGTGGTCTGTCCGCCCCTCGTTCTGGCGCAAGAGATTGCTGAACTCGTAGGCATTCCATTTGCCGAGGAAGTCGTAACTTTGAGTGGTGGGGAGATGGATGTGATCGAATTTCAGATTTCTGACGGCTCTCCTGTAATTGGTAAAAATTCTGGAAATCTAAATTTACCATCGGATGTTGTGCTGGCTTCAATCCATAGGAATGGCGACGTCATTCTTCCTGGAGAGGATGATTTCAGAGTAGGAGACAGAGTTATAATTGTTGGAAAGAGAGAGGAATTTGAAAAGCTTGGAGAGATCTTTGGTCAGCAGGTAGTGAGGAGAGTAACGATTTTTGGAACGAGCGAGATAAGCTCATATCTTGCGGAGACTCTTTACAGAAGCAGGGTTAATGTAAAGGTTATAGGTGCGAGCAAGAAAGCCTGTGAAGAGCTCACTGAAAAGCTGAGGGGAATAAGGATAGTATGCGGGGATATCTTGGATCTTGAATTTTTGGACAGAGAGGAAGTAGGAAAATCCAATGCAGTGGTTGCACTTACCGATAGCGATGAGCGTAATTTGATGGTTTCCCTTCTTTCAAAAAGTCTTGGCGCAGAAAGGGCGATTGTTAAAGTTGAACATGAGGAGTATATAAAGATCTTTGAAAAAGTCGGTATTGAGCATGTTCTAAATCCAAAGAAGATGACGATAATGGAGGTTCAGAAATTGCTTCTTTTAGACAAAGTTGAAGTCAGAACCATAGCAGATATTTCCGGAGCAGTTGTGATGGAGATAGAAGTGAACAATCCGAAGCTTAAAGATAAGAGTATTGCGGAAGTGCAATTGCCAAAGAATACTGCAATCTGGGTTGTAATAAGAAACAACAAATGTTTAGCCCCACATCCAGACCTCCGATTGGAATTGGGAGATCGAGTTGTGCTCAGAACTACCTGGGATAAGGTTAAAAAGGTAGGAGAGATGTTTGGATGA
- a CDS encoding twin-arginine translocase subunit TatC yields the protein MENGELVEHVAELRKRLKRIVLSLTLVLPLALYFSPTLIEKFWGELVGEKMYVYSPTEWILLCLVLSLVVAMIIVYPYAMLELYLFAKPGLYDSERRFLKFAIIPSYLVFLAGSYVSYKFLVPYLYSFSFGEHFYSVEKTTINAIKLSFAFGILLQIPLVVILLDSFRIVSYQTLKNLRLPIYLVLIAFLLNSPTDIGGLTQLAIILSFFIMFELSLLLLRFSKR from the coding sequence GTGGAAAATGGCGAGCTTGTAGAACATGTAGCGGAGTTAAGGAAAAGACTTAAAAGGATAGTCTTAAGTCTTACCCTTGTTTTGCCATTAGCCCTCTATTTTTCTCCTACGCTAATCGAAAAGTTCTGGGGAGAGTTAGTAGGGGAGAAGATGTATGTTTATTCTCCCACTGAGTGGATCCTTCTGTGTCTTGTTCTATCCTTAGTAGTCGCAATGATAATAGTATACCCATATGCTATGCTTGAGCTATATCTCTTTGCAAAACCCGGACTTTATGACTCGGAAAGAAGATTTCTAAAGTTTGCAATTATTCCAAGCTATCTGGTTTTCCTTGCGGGTTCTTATGTTTCTTACAAATTTTTGGTCCCATATCTATACAGCTTTTCTTTTGGAGAGCATTTTTATTCTGTGGAAAAAACAACTATTAATGCCATAAAACTTTCATTTGCGTTTGGGATTCTTTTACAAATACCATTGGTAGTCATACTGCTCGACAGTTTTCGAATTGTGAGTTATCAGACGCTTAAAAATTTGAGATTGCCGATTTATCTTGTTCTTATAGCATTCCTTCTTAATTCCCCTACAGATATAGGAGGTCTGACACAACTTGCTATTATCTTATCATTTTTTATAATGTTTGAATTGAGTCTGCTCCTCCTCCGCTTCAGTAAAAGATAA
- a CDS encoding DUF5350 domain-containing protein: protein MGKTGTTTWVKIKKRNSNEYRLVPTKWQNYKKPGPNQKYTSDGKKRRRIKRAQKSILGIRS from the coding sequence ATGGGCAAGACAGGAACGACTACTTGGGTCAAAATCAAGAAGAGAAACAGCAACGAGTATAGGCTTGTGCCTACGAAGTGGCAGAATTACAAGAAGCCGGGACCGAATCAGAAGTATACTTCTGATGGAAAGAAGAGAAGAAGGATAAAGAGGGCTCAGAAGTCTATTCTTGGAATTCGCAGTTAA
- the katG gene encoding catalase/peroxidase HPI, with the protein MEKRKRWITDWWPERLNLKVLRQNCPRSNPYGENFDYAREFESLDLEAVKKDLRELMTKSQDWWPADFGNYGPLFIRLAWHSAGSYRIFDGRGGARTGEIRFPPRINWPDNINLDKAIRLLWPIKQKYGRKLSWADLIVLAGNVALELMGVKTIGFAGGREDAWEPDEGTDWGPEIEMLSGKERFKEGELEKPFAATEMGLIYVNPEGPEGNPDPVESAKQIRVAFSRMGMNDEETVALIAGGHAFGKCHGATPNTFLGPDPSSSPIEQQGLGWKFNYKTGKGPDTFTSGFELTWSPTPTKFGIQYLHLLFKHEWGLTKSPAGKYQWVAKNAPAIIPDAHDPSKKHPPMMLTSDLALRFDPVYSRIAKRFLENPKEFEEAFAKAWFKLIHRDMGPRDCYLGKDVPKEVFIWQDPLPARDYELINNKDLEELKSRILSLGFSVQQLIYVALSSALTYRDSDRKGGTNGARIRLLPQKNWEVNKPEELAKIIAKLEKIKAEFDAEHERENKKVSIADLIVIAGNTAIEEAVKRAGLKFRVPFAPGRVDALQEHVDIEFWSAIEPIACGFRNYAREASINKIKRVEEMLVDKAQLLRLTVPELVVLFWGIRALGAVYTDGLGVLTKNPGVLSNEVIANLLDMATEWKPADEFGYLYEGYDRKSGELKWRATRFDLIFGHHEELRAVCEVYAALDGKEKFVKDFIAVWTKLMHIDRYDLWKNNGELYRKLTAGIF; encoded by the coding sequence ATGGAAAAAAGAAAAAGATGGATCACTGACTGGTGGCCGGAAAGGCTTAACTTGAAAGTTTTAAGACAGAACTGTCCAAGAAGCAACCCTTACGGCGAAAACTTCGACTATGCAAGGGAATTCGAAAGTCTTGATCTTGAAGCTGTGAAGAAGGATCTAAGGGAGCTCATGACAAAATCGCAAGACTGGTGGCCTGCAGATTTTGGGAATTATGGGCCACTTTTCATTCGCTTAGCCTGGCACAGTGCGGGAAGCTATCGTATATTCGATGGCAGAGGGGGAGCAAGGACTGGAGAAATAAGATTCCCGCCAAGGATCAACTGGCCCGACAACATAAATCTCGACAAGGCAATCCGTTTGCTTTGGCCAATAAAGCAGAAGTATGGTAGAAAGCTTTCTTGGGCTGATTTAATTGTATTAGCTGGAAACGTTGCTCTGGAGTTGATGGGAGTTAAGACCATTGGCTTCGCTGGTGGTAGAGAAGATGCATGGGAGCCTGATGAAGGCACAGATTGGGGGCCAGAAATTGAAATGCTTTCTGGAAAGGAGCGTTTTAAGGAAGGGGAGCTCGAAAAGCCATTTGCAGCTACGGAAATGGGTTTGATCTACGTTAACCCCGAGGGTCCAGAGGGAAATCCTGATCCAGTAGAGTCTGCAAAGCAGATCAGAGTTGCATTTTCGAGAATGGGGATGAACGATGAAGAAACCGTAGCCTTGATCGCAGGTGGGCATGCATTTGGCAAATGCCATGGAGCCACTCCAAATACTTTTCTTGGTCCTGATCCAAGTTCTTCACCCATAGAACAGCAGGGCTTGGGATGGAAGTTCAACTACAAAACTGGAAAAGGTCCCGACACATTTACTTCAGGCTTTGAGCTCACATGGAGCCCTACGCCAACGAAATTCGGTATTCAGTATCTCCATCTATTGTTCAAGCACGAATGGGGGCTCACAAAGAGCCCGGCGGGAAAATATCAGTGGGTTGCGAAAAATGCGCCAGCAATAATTCCTGACGCTCATGATCCGAGCAAGAAGCACCCGCCAATGATGCTGACTTCTGATCTGGCTTTAAGATTCGATCCTGTGTATTCGAGAATTGCGAAGAGATTCCTTGAAAATCCTAAAGAATTCGAGGAAGCATTCGCAAAAGCCTGGTTTAAGCTGATCCATCGAGACATGGGGCCAAGAGATTGCTATCTCGGCAAAGATGTGCCGAAAGAAGTTTTTATCTGGCAGGATCCGTTGCCCGCAAGGGACTACGAGCTAATCAACAATAAAGACTTGGAAGAGCTAAAGAGCAGAATATTGAGCTTGGGATTTAGCGTTCAACAACTTATCTACGTCGCTTTGTCCTCAGCACTCACTTACAGAGACTCGGACAGAAAAGGCGGAACCAATGGGGCAAGAATAAGGCTTCTTCCGCAGAAGAACTGGGAAGTTAACAAACCAGAGGAGCTTGCAAAGATTATTGCAAAGCTTGAAAAGATCAAGGCTGAATTCGATGCTGAGCATGAAAGAGAGAACAAGAAAGTTTCTATAGCGGATTTGATAGTTATAGCTGGAAATACTGCGATTGAAGAAGCTGTAAAGAGAGCGGGATTAAAATTTAGAGTTCCATTTGCTCCGGGAAGAGTTGATGCTTTGCAAGAGCATGTCGACATTGAATTTTGGTCAGCGATTGAGCCGATTGCGTGTGGTTTCAGAAATTACGCCCGCGAAGCTTCGATAAACAAAATAAAAAGGGTTGAAGAAATGCTTGTCGATAAGGCACAGCTTCTAAGGCTCACAGTTCCAGAGCTTGTAGTTCTCTTCTGGGGTATAAGGGCACTTGGAGCGGTCTATACAGATGGTTTAGGAGTGCTTACAAAAAATCCCGGGGTTTTGAGCAACGAAGTCATTGCAAATTTGCTTGACATGGCTACAGAGTGGAAACCAGCAGACGAGTTCGGTTATCTCTACGAAGGCTATGACAGAAAAAGTGGAGAGCTGAAATGGAGAGCAACAAGGTTTGATCTAATCTTCGGACATCATGAAGAGCTTAGAGCTGTTTGCGAAGTCTATGCAGCGTTGGATGGAAAAGAAAAGTTTGTGAAAGACTTCATTGCAGTCTGGACAAAGCTAATGCACATAGACCGCTACGATCTGTGGAAAAACAACGGGGAGCTTTACAGGAAGCTAACTGCTGGGATTTTTTGA
- a CDS encoding transcriptional repressor has protein sequence MWKQKAIEALKSANLKLTPQRLKLIEIIAEIGNRHPTLAEILEKVREEFPTTSFSTLYTNILMLKALGLLEIFAIGDETRIELNLKPHINVFDREIRDFCDDELMRKIEEKIGMKVKIVLVFVDKETKPPISF, from the coding sequence GTGTGGAAGCAAAAAGCAATTGAAGCATTAAAGTCTGCAAACCTAAAATTGACTCCTCAAAGGCTGAAGCTAATTGAGATAATTGCAGAGATCGGCAACAGACACCCCACGCTTGCGGAGATCCTTGAGAAGGTCAGAGAGGAGTTTCCCACAACAAGCTTTTCCACACTTTACACGAACATCTTAATGCTTAAAGCTCTCGGATTACTCGAGATCTTTGCAATTGGCGATGAAACGAGAATAGAGCTGAATTTAAAGCCCCATATCAACGTCTTCGATCGTGAAATCAGGGATTTTTGCGATGATGAGCTAATGAGAAAAATTGAAGAAAAAATTGGTATGAAAGTCAAGATCGTGCTCGTTTTTGTAGACAAAGAAACTAAACCCCCAATAAGCTTCTAA
- the glnA gene encoding type I glutamate--ammonia ligase: protein MDLVENAKNLLKENSVKQILCGFSDVRGYLMTFSIPAREFIEGSGFEGIGFDGSSIRGFKSIEQSDMIWMPDPQTLRIIPWLTDPVQKSAIMFGDVYEAWASKIADCDPRGYVAKRIEKELESMGMTAIFGPEIEFFVFKSVDFRNLVWDLWASPNGGVGDSWGAPRILPLSEELNGSYVIRPKEGYFRAPPEDTTVEYRNELVYNLEQLGVAVEYHHHEVATPGQVELDFKPKKLTEVGDAFYLYKFAARNIAKKNGLVATFMPKPIYLDNASGMHTHQSLWKGEPFKGEALFADPNDEFMLSQKARYYIGGLLEHAKALTAICCPTVNSYKRLVPGFEAPINICWSPRNRSALVRVPMYLKKPSAIRVEYRGADPSCNPYLAISAQLAAGLDGIKKKIDPGDPVMVDVYELSGKEKREMGIGELPTTLRDALDHLATDEVLQRVLGSHIYDAFMELKIEEWNQFCLYITPWEYMKYFDI, encoded by the coding sequence ATGGATTTAGTGGAGAATGCAAAAAATTTGCTCAAGGAAAATAGTGTAAAGCAAATTCTATGTGGATTTAGTGACGTTCGCGGCTATTTAATGACATTTTCAATTCCAGCAAGGGAATTCATAGAAGGGAGCGGTTTCGAAGGTATAGGCTTTGACGGCTCTTCCATTCGGGGATTCAAGAGCATTGAGCAGAGTGATATGATCTGGATGCCAGATCCGCAAACGCTAAGGATCATTCCTTGGCTCACGGATCCAGTTCAAAAGAGTGCGATCATGTTTGGTGATGTTTACGAAGCTTGGGCATCTAAAATTGCTGATTGCGATCCTCGAGGTTATGTTGCAAAGAGGATAGAAAAAGAACTTGAAAGCATGGGAATGACTGCTATATTTGGCCCAGAAATTGAGTTTTTTGTTTTTAAGAGTGTGGATTTTAGAAATCTGGTTTGGGACCTCTGGGCTTCTCCCAATGGCGGTGTGGGAGATAGCTGGGGAGCTCCAAGAATTTTGCCCTTAAGCGAGGAACTAAATGGGAGCTATGTTATTCGACCCAAAGAAGGCTATTTCAGAGCTCCACCAGAGGATACGACCGTCGAGTATAGAAACGAGCTTGTCTACAATCTGGAACAGCTTGGTGTGGCTGTTGAATACCACCATCATGAAGTAGCAACCCCTGGACAAGTGGAGCTCGATTTTAAGCCAAAGAAGCTCACAGAAGTTGGAGACGCCTTTTACTTATACAAGTTCGCTGCGAGGAATATTGCCAAAAAAAATGGTTTGGTAGCGACTTTCATGCCTAAGCCGATCTATCTGGACAATGCAAGTGGTATGCACACTCATCAAAGCCTTTGGAAGGGGGAACCATTCAAAGGTGAAGCTCTGTTTGCAGATCCTAACGACGAATTTATGCTGAGTCAGAAAGCTCGATACTACATTGGTGGATTGCTTGAGCATGCGAAAGCACTTACTGCGATTTGCTGTCCGACGGTGAACAGCTATAAACGCCTTGTTCCAGGATTTGAAGCACCGATAAACATCTGTTGGAGCCCGAGGAATCGTTCTGCTTTGGTAAGGGTGCCAATGTATCTGAAGAAGCCCTCAGCAATAAGAGTTGAGTATCGCGGAGCTGATCCAAGTTGCAATCCCTATTTGGCAATTTCTGCCCAGCTTGCAGCGGGCTTGGATGGTATAAAGAAGAAAATTGACCCCGGAGATCCAGTAATGGTTGATGTTTATGAGCTATCTGGTAAAGAGAAGAGAGAGATGGGTATTGGTGAGCTACCAACAACGCTAAGAGATGCACTCGATCATTTGGCAACAGACGAAGTTCTTCAGAGAGTTCTTGGCAGTCATATATATGATGCATTTATGGAACTGAAGATTGAGGAGTGGAACCAGTTCTGCCTATATATAACTCCATGGGAATACATGAAGTATTTTGATATTTGA
- a CDS encoding ribbon-helix-helix protein, CopG family: MKNPVRLTVALDEKSLKIMNELRGEFESQSELIREVLKFYYEFRELKNVRKEIIMRYVEMLRNGEHVVLDIDHFIALMKFLSSHPEKEQFWEIHRDIARAHADEFAGKDLEYVLRRLEACNLFRFTAKDGEYTLVLSSEFLKNFVKSFLEIVLPFIGYDVEIKEEFMKLRIKPFSVSD; encoded by the coding sequence GTGAAGAACCCAGTAAGATTAACGGTTGCATTGGATGAGAAGAGCCTAAAAATTATGAACGAGCTAAGAGGGGAATTTGAATCACAAAGCGAGCTAATAAGGGAAGTTCTGAAGTTTTACTACGAATTCAGAGAGCTCAAGAACGTCAGAAAGGAAATAATAATGAGATATGTTGAGATGTTAAGAAATGGAGAGCATGTTGTGCTCGATATAGATCACTTCATAGCATTAATGAAGTTTCTTAGTTCTCATCCTGAGAAAGAGCAATTCTGGGAGATTCACAGAGACATAGCAAGAGCTCATGCCGACGAATTTGCGGGAAAGGATCTTGAATACGTTCTTAGAAGGCTTGAAGCTTGCAATTTGTTCAGATTTACAGCAAAGGATGGAGAATATACGCTTGTGCTTAGCAGTGAATTCCTAAAGAATTTTGTAAAGAGCTTTTTAGAGATCGTCTTGCCATTTATAGGATACGATGTCGAGATTAAGGAAGAGTTCATGAAGCTGAGGATTAAGCCTTTTTCTGTCAGTGATTAA
- a CDS encoding ammonium transporter, translated as MDGGDIAWLITATAMVMLMTPALGLFYGGMVRSKNVISTITLCYLAYALVSVQWVIIGYTLAFGGDQAGLIGGFEYLGLQSLNLVDLGFVAFQMVFAGLTIAIVVSAMVERIKLSSFLIFALLWTTLVYDPIAHWVWGGGWLAKLGALDFAGGTVVHISSGFSALALALVIGRRSNLKGVITEPHNVPMTLLGGALLWFGWFGFNAGSALQANEIALNAFLVTNTSAASGALAWMIVSWLKGRPGSLGMISGAIAGLVAITPAAGYVDVLSSIAIGSIAGIGCYLAMLLRTKLGIDESLDAWAIHGIGGLWGSIATGIFARINSEGLILGNYSQLYAQIIGAFSGAIYAFVVTFILAKLISALIGLRVEETEEYVGLNIAQHGEIAYSR; from the coding sequence ATGGATGGGGGAGATATTGCTTGGCTTATAACCGCAACTGCGATGGTTATGTTGATGACACCAGCGCTCGGATTGTTCTACGGCGGAATGGTTAGGAGCAAGAACGTGATCTCAACGATCACACTTTGCTACTTAGCCTATGCGCTCGTCAGTGTCCAATGGGTGATCATTGGCTACACTCTTGCTTTTGGAGGCGATCAAGCTGGTTTGATCGGCGGATTTGAGTATTTGGGGCTTCAGAGTTTGAATTTAGTAGATCTTGGTTTTGTGGCATTCCAAATGGTTTTCGCTGGGCTCACAATAGCGATAGTAGTCTCTGCAATGGTCGAGAGAATTAAGCTGTCCTCCTTTCTAATCTTTGCCCTACTTTGGACTACGCTGGTTTATGATCCAATTGCTCACTGGGTCTGGGGCGGGGGATGGCTTGCAAAGCTTGGGGCTCTTGATTTTGCAGGTGGCACAGTTGTGCACATAAGCTCAGGATTCTCCGCTTTAGCCTTGGCACTTGTAATTGGAAGGAGAAGCAATTTAAAAGGAGTAATTACAGAACCTCACAATGTTCCAATGACTCTGCTCGGCGGTGCTTTGCTCTGGTTTGGCTGGTTCGGCTTCAACGCTGGAAGTGCTCTGCAAGCAAATGAGATAGCCCTTAATGCATTCTTGGTTACAAATACATCTGCAGCTTCAGGAGCATTGGCTTGGATGATTGTCTCATGGCTAAAGGGTAGACCCGGTAGCCTTGGAATGATCAGCGGAGCGATTGCGGGGCTTGTTGCGATAACTCCAGCTGCTGGCTATGTAGACGTGCTGTCTTCAATTGCAATAGGTAGCATCGCTGGAATTGGTTGTTACCTTGCCATGTTGCTTAGAACAAAGCTCGGAATTGATGAAAGCCTTGATGCATGGGCTATTCATGGTATTGGCGGACTCTGGGGCTCGATAGCTACTGGAATATTTGCAAGGATCAACTCGGAAGGTCTGATACTCGGAAACTATTCCCAACTCTACGCTCAGATAATTGGAGCATTCTCAGGAGCTATCTACGCTTTCGTGGTTACCTTTATACTTGCAAAGCTAATCTCCGCTCTAATAGGGCTAAGAGTTGAAGAGACTGAAGAATACGTTGGTCTTAACATTGCCCAACATGGTGAGATAGCTTATTCGAGGTGA
- a CDS encoding P-II family nitrogen regulator, whose protein sequence is MKMILAIIRPEKFEEVKSALEREGIFALTTFEVKGRGEQRGIKLQFRGREIQVDMLEKLAIMVVVDDEIAEKATELIKESARTGKPGDGKIFVIPVEKAIRIRTGEIN, encoded by the coding sequence ATGAAGATGATCTTGGCAATAATACGCCCGGAAAAGTTCGAGGAGGTAAAGAGCGCGCTGGAGAGAGAAGGTATCTTCGCTTTAACAACATTTGAGGTAAAAGGGCGTGGAGAACAGAGGGGAATAAAGCTCCAGTTCCGAGGCAGAGAAATACAAGTAGACATGCTCGAAAAGCTCGCAATTATGGTGGTCGTTGATGATGAGATAGCTGAAAAAGCTACAGAGCTCATAAAGGAGAGTGCAAGAACTGGAAAGCCCGGAGATGGAAAGATCTTCGTTATTCCAGTTGAGAAGGCGATCAGAATTAGGACTGGAGAAATAAATTAA
- a CDS encoding 4Fe-4S dicluster domain-containing protein, translating into MRIVVKPEVCMGCQICEIWCLVAHSMSKDILNAFLLEKPRAKPRIVVERNLSEYLILQCRNCEEPKCMFACISGAIYKDNGVLKYNEEKCVSCLSCVMACPYGAVKFEDGKIVRCDLCNLDPVCVKVCPNKALEVVS; encoded by the coding sequence ATGAGAATCGTCGTTAAGCCAGAAGTCTGTATGGGATGCCAAATCTGCGAAATCTGGTGCTTGGTAGCGCATTCTATGTCAAAAGACATCTTAAATGCCTTCCTTCTGGAGAAGCCAAGAGCGAAGCCAAGAATTGTGGTTGAAAGAAACCTCTCAGAATACCTTATTTTGCAATGCAGAAACTGCGAAGAACCAAAGTGTATGTTCGCATGCATCAGCGGGGCGATCTATAAGGACAATGGAGTCCTGAAATACAATGAAGAGAAGTGTGTTTCATGCTTGAGCTGTGTAATGGCTTGTCCTTATGGTGCTGTGAAGTTTGAAGATGGGAAAATCGTTCGATGCGATCTCTGCAACTTAGATCCTGTCTGCGTAAAAGTCTGCCCAAATAAGGCATTGGAAGTGGTTTCATGA
- a CDS encoding FAD-dependent oxidoreductase encodes MKFENVIIGNSSAGIGCVEAIREIDSDADILMVSADRQAYSRALIPYYLRGKIELEGLLYRRQEFFERLNVETKFGIRVERIDTNKKEITLENGEIVGYEKLLIATGGKPFIPKIEGLNAQDFFTFQTLEDVLRIKEAVEKAESAVILGAGIIGLMLAEALVEKGLEVKVVELADRVLAPVLDKKTSEIVQRKFAEKGVEILLNNTILEVRRNEKKILRLKDGREIETDLLAIAVGVVPNAELAKNAGIKVNRGIVVNKRMETSVKDVYAAGDCVEIFDSIAKTSRPIPLWITAYMGGRIAGFNMSGIPRDLSFVTAMNSMHFFDYYIITAGLSNSEDGEVISRLEGENYRRFVLRDGKIVGFIIAGKVGRAGIFTRLMEEELDVSGFKDKLLNDNFGYVDIPEAIRWNLLKEKVKFGVVRDAWI; translated from the coding sequence ATGAAGTTCGAAAACGTGATCATCGGTAATTCTTCCGCAGGGATTGGATGCGTTGAGGCGATAAGAGAGATAGATAGCGATGCAGATATACTTATGGTTTCTGCTGATCGACAGGCGTATTCAAGAGCTCTAATCCCCTATTACCTCAGAGGTAAGATTGAATTAGAGGGTTTGCTTTACAGAAGGCAAGAGTTCTTTGAGAGGCTAAACGTTGAAACAAAGTTTGGAATTAGAGTTGAGAGAATAGACACCAACAAGAAGGAAATAACGCTCGAAAATGGCGAGATTGTTGGATACGAGAAGCTCCTGATCGCAACTGGCGGAAAACCGTTCATTCCAAAAATTGAAGGGTTGAATGCTCAAGACTTCTTCACTTTCCAGACGCTCGAAGATGTGCTAAGAATAAAGGAAGCGGTTGAAAAGGCTGAGAGTGCTGTAATTCTTGGCGCTGGCATAATAGGGCTGATGCTTGCGGAAGCGCTTGTTGAGAAGGGATTAGAAGTTAAAGTTGTGGAACTCGCGGACAGAGTTCTCGCTCCAGTGCTTGATAAAAAGACTTCTGAGATCGTGCAAAGGAAATTCGCTGAAAAAGGTGTTGAAATTCTGCTGAACAACACCATCTTAGAGGTGCGAAGGAACGAAAAGAAAATACTAAGGCTAAAGGATGGAAGGGAAATAGAGACGGATCTACTCGCAATCGCTGTGGGTGTTGTTCCGAACGCTGAATTGGCAAAGAATGCGGGAATAAAGGTAAACAGAGGAATAGTTGTGAACAAGAGAATGGAAACTTCTGTAAAAGACGTTTACGCTGCAGGAGACTGCGTTGAAATATTCGACAGCATTGCCAAAACGAGTAGACCAATACCCCTCTGGATCACAGCCTACATGGGCGGAAGAATTGCAGGATTCAACATGAGCGGAATCCCAAGAGATCTTAGCTTTGTTACCGCAATGAACTCGATGCACTTCTTCGACTACTACATAATCACCGCTGGTCTGAGCAATTCAGAAGATGGTGAAGTGATTTCGAGACTTGAAGGTGAGAACTACAGAAGGTTCGTGCTAAGAGATGGAAAGATCGTTGGTTTCATAATCGCTGGAAAAGTTGGAAGAGCAGGTATATTCACGAGATTGATGGAAGAAGAATTGGACGTTTCTGGATTTAAGGATAAGCTCCTTAACGATAACTTCGGCTATGTTGACATTCCTGAAGCAATTAGATGGAATTTGCTAAAGGAAAAGGTAAAGTTTGGGGTGGTAAGGGATGCGTGGATTTGA